A genomic window from Alkalihalobacillus sp. AL-G includes:
- a CDS encoding folylpolyglutamate synthase/dihydrofolate synthase family protein: MKTYQETLHWIHELLAFGMKPGLLRMEHMLEELGNPEETLKCVHIAGTNGKGSTLTFMQCALEEAGYNVGTFTSPYIEQFNERISVNGSPISDDDLIKVANEVRPITEKVAATDLGTPTEFEVVTVLSIVYFAKYVELDIVLFETGLGGRLDSTNVITPLLTGITNIGYDHTAILGSTIEQIAYEKSGIIKPAVPLVTGADQREALNVINERAKRLGAPVYIANREYLTLDHRVLVSGEKFSVKTPDRIYQDLVTGMQGNHQVKNASMAIMMLELLSEKYGYKIDSQHINNGFSKASWPGRFEKMNDYPLIYIDGAHNKEGIESLKETMVSHFPKHRKRIIFSALSDKPVDEMLSVLYDSIDHILFTSFDFPRASTAKELYDKCRFDRKDLEETYQLAITKEMGQMGENDLLIITGSLYFISAARNFLHEKKS, translated from the coding sequence ATGAAAACGTACCAAGAAACCCTACACTGGATCCACGAATTGTTAGCTTTCGGGATGAAACCAGGCTTACTAAGAATGGAACACATGCTTGAGGAACTCGGAAACCCCGAGGAAACCTTGAAATGTGTCCATATAGCGGGAACAAATGGAAAAGGCTCTACACTTACATTCATGCAGTGTGCCTTAGAGGAAGCAGGCTATAATGTGGGAACGTTTACCTCACCTTACATCGAGCAGTTCAATGAAAGGATTTCGGTGAATGGTTCCCCTATTTCAGATGATGACTTGATAAAAGTTGCTAATGAAGTGAGGCCTATCACAGAAAAAGTAGCTGCCACAGATCTTGGCACTCCAACCGAGTTCGAGGTTGTCACGGTATTATCTATTGTTTATTTTGCAAAGTATGTGGAACTGGATATTGTTCTGTTTGAAACAGGACTTGGCGGGAGGCTGGATTCTACCAATGTGATCACCCCGCTCTTAACTGGGATTACGAATATCGGGTATGATCATACAGCGATACTCGGATCCACCATCGAACAAATCGCTTATGAAAAAAGCGGGATAATTAAGCCTGCCGTACCGTTAGTCACAGGTGCTGACCAGAGGGAAGCGTTGAATGTCATCAATGAACGAGCAAAAAGGTTGGGCGCTCCTGTTTACATTGCAAACCGAGAGTACTTGACTCTAGATCACCGTGTTCTTGTAAGTGGTGAAAAATTTTCAGTGAAAACGCCAGACAGGATCTATCAAGATCTAGTTACTGGCATGCAAGGCAATCATCAGGTTAAGAATGCTTCTATGGCGATCATGATGCTTGAGTTATTATCGGAAAAATACGGATATAAAATCGATTCCCAACATATTAATAATGGTTTTTCAAAAGCAAGTTGGCCGGGTAGATTCGAAAAAATGAATGACTACCCATTAATTTATATAGATGGAGCCCACAACAAAGAGGGGATAGAGAGCTTGAAGGAAACGATGGTCAGCCATTTTCCGAAGCATCGCAAACGGATTATTTTCAGTGCCCTTTCAGACAAGCCTGTTGATGAAATGCTTTCAGTGCTGTATGACTCCATCGACCATATCCTTTTCACTTCCTTTGATTTTCCGAGAGCAAGCACGGCCAAAGAATTATACGATAAATGTCGATTTGATAGAAAAGACCTAGAAGAAACCTATCAACTAGCAATTACCAAAGAAATGGGACAAATGGGTGAGAATGACCTATTGATTATTACTGGATCTCTCTATTTTATCTCAGCGGCAAGAAATTTTTTACACGAAAAGAAAAGTTGA
- a CDS encoding valine--tRNA ligase — MNKQEVSMPTKYDPKQTETKWYQYWLDGKFFEATGDEKKEPYTIVIPPPNVTGRLHLGHAWDTTLQDILIRTKRMQGFDALWLPGMDHAGIATQAKVEGKLREEGTNRYELGREKFLEKSWEWKHDYAEFIRKQWSKLGLSLDYSRERFTLDEGLSDAVKEVFVTLYEKDLIYRGEYIINWDPKTKTALSDIEVIYKDVQGAFYHMKYPLVDGSGYIEIATTRPETMLGDTAVAVHPEDERYKHLIGKKVILPIVNREIDIVADDYVDMEFGSGAVKITPAHDPNDFEIGNRHNLERVLVMNEDGTMNEQAGKYNGMDRFECRKQIVKDLQDQGVIFKIEEHMHSVGHSERSGAVVEPYLSTQWFVKMQPLAKKAIELQKSDDKTHFVPDRFEKTYLHWIENIRDWCISRQLWWGHRIPAWYHKETGEVYVGRTAPKDIENWKQDEDVLDTWFSSALWPFSTMGWPDESAPDYKRYYSTDVLVTGYDIIFFWVARMIFQGLEFTGERPFKDVLIHGLVRDAEGRKMSKSLGNGVDPMDVIDKYGADSLRFFLSTGSSPGNDLRFYWEKVESTWNFGNKIWNASRFALMNMDGLAYEEIDLTGEKSLADKWILTRLNETIESVTKLIDAYEFGEVGRALYNFIWDDFCDWYIEMAKLPLYGDDEQQKKTTRSVLAYVLDQTLRLLHPFMPFITEEIWQHIPHEGESITIAHWPEKREDLHFEDSAKEMKLITEIIRSVRNTRSEMNVPPSKPIEIQLKPHEEKTLDKLKRNGTYLERFCNPEPLKIALDLEAPEKAMTSVLSGVEIFLPLKGLINIDEEISRLEKELEKWNSEVDRVQKKLNNEGFMKKAPEKVVAEEREKERTYLDNRQKVQERIDELKK, encoded by the coding sequence ATGAATAAACAAGAGGTTTCGATGCCGACAAAATACGACCCGAAGCAAACAGAGACAAAATGGTATCAGTATTGGCTTGATGGTAAGTTTTTTGAAGCAACTGGTGACGAAAAGAAGGAGCCTTATACAATCGTAATCCCACCGCCGAACGTTACTGGGAGACTTCACCTTGGTCACGCTTGGGATACAACATTACAGGATATTCTTATCCGAACAAAGCGTATGCAGGGCTTTGATGCACTTTGGCTGCCGGGTATGGACCATGCGGGAATTGCGACACAGGCAAAGGTAGAGGGGAAGCTGCGTGAAGAAGGCACGAATCGATACGAGCTTGGCCGAGAAAAGTTTCTCGAAAAATCATGGGAATGGAAGCATGATTATGCGGAATTCATTCGAAAACAATGGTCGAAACTAGGGCTGTCCTTGGATTACTCTAGAGAACGTTTCACCTTGGATGAAGGCCTGTCTGACGCTGTAAAAGAAGTGTTCGTTACATTATACGAAAAAGACTTGATTTACCGTGGGGAGTATATTATTAACTGGGATCCAAAAACAAAAACGGCACTCTCGGATATTGAAGTTATTTATAAGGATGTTCAAGGCGCCTTCTATCATATGAAATATCCACTTGTAGATGGCAGCGGGTATATCGAAATCGCAACAACACGTCCTGAGACAATGCTTGGCGATACAGCGGTTGCAGTCCATCCTGAAGATGAACGCTATAAGCACTTGATTGGGAAAAAGGTCATTCTTCCTATCGTCAACCGTGAAATCGATATCGTTGCTGACGATTATGTTGATATGGAGTTTGGATCTGGTGCAGTTAAAATCACACCTGCACATGACCCGAATGACTTTGAAATTGGAAACCGTCACAATCTAGAACGTGTTCTCGTCATGAATGAAGATGGAACAATGAACGAGCAAGCAGGAAAATACAATGGAATGGACCGATTTGAATGTCGTAAACAAATCGTTAAAGACTTACAAGATCAAGGTGTTATATTTAAAATTGAAGAACATATGCATTCTGTAGGTCATTCAGAGCGTAGCGGCGCGGTTGTTGAACCGTATTTATCTACACAATGGTTCGTAAAAATGCAACCGCTCGCAAAAAAAGCGATCGAATTACAGAAATCTGATGATAAAACGCATTTTGTTCCAGATCGCTTTGAAAAAACGTATTTACATTGGATTGAAAATATCCGTGATTGGTGCATCAGTAGACAGCTATGGTGGGGTCATCGTATCCCGGCCTGGTACCATAAGGAAACTGGAGAAGTTTATGTTGGTAGAACAGCACCGAAAGACATTGAAAACTGGAAACAGGATGAAGATGTGCTTGATACTTGGTTCAGTTCAGCATTGTGGCCGTTTTCTACGATGGGGTGGCCAGATGAGTCAGCTCCAGATTATAAACGCTACTATTCAACGGATGTACTCGTTACTGGCTATGACATCATCTTTTTCTGGGTCGCTCGAATGATTTTTCAAGGATTAGAATTTACCGGAGAGCGACCATTCAAGGATGTGTTGATTCACGGACTAGTGAGGGATGCTGAAGGGCGCAAAATGAGTAAATCACTTGGTAATGGTGTGGACCCGATGGATGTTATTGATAAATACGGTGCAGACTCATTACGATTTTTCCTATCAACCGGAAGCTCTCCAGGAAATGATTTGCGTTTTTATTGGGAAAAGGTTGAATCAACGTGGAACTTCGGGAACAAGATTTGGAACGCTTCTCGCTTTGCTCTTATGAACATGGATGGGTTGGCTTACGAGGAGATTGATCTAACAGGTGAAAAATCGCTTGCTGATAAATGGATCCTAACTCGCCTTAACGAGACGATCGAATCGGTTACAAAGCTGATTGATGCCTATGAATTTGGCGAAGTTGGCCGAGCGCTTTATAACTTCATTTGGGATGATTTTTGTGATTGGTATATTGAAATGGCTAAATTACCACTCTACGGTGATGATGAACAACAAAAGAAAACGACTCGATCCGTTCTCGCCTATGTACTTGACCAAACGCTAAGACTTTTGCATCCATTCATGCCTTTCATTACAGAGGAAATTTGGCAGCATATTCCCCATGAAGGCGAGTCAATTACGATCGCGCATTGGCCGGAAAAAAGAGAGGATCTTCATTTTGAAGATTCTGCTAAAGAAATGAAACTTATAACAGAGATCATTCGTTCTGTACGTAATACCCGTTCAGAAATGAATGTACCACCAAGCAAGCCGATTGAAATACAACTTAAACCTCACGAAGAAAAGACGCTCGATAAACTAAAACGTAACGGAACGTATTTAGAGCGTTTCTGTAATCCAGAACCACTTAAGATAGCTTTAGACTTAGAAGCACCAGAGAAGGCAATGACCTCAGTTTTAAGTGGAGTAGAAATTTTCCTTCCGTTAAAAGGCTTAATAAATATTGACGAGGAAATAAGCCGACTCGAAAAAGAATTGGAAAAGTGGAATTCAGAGGTTGATCGTGTACAAAAGAAATTGAATAATGAAGGATTTATGAAAAAGGCGCCAGAAAAAGTGGTAGCTGAAGAGCGTGAGAAAGAAAGGACGTATCTTGATAACCGTCAAAAGGTTCAAGAACGGATTGATGAACTGAAGAAATAA
- the ysxE gene encoding spore coat protein YsxE: protein MNAASVDGVILYYYDLYPERIESYGQVQKITTSRGTYALKKTNMNKEQLDWFLHCMNRLNEIGYHHVVPIVPTKYGDSNVTNGYHSFYLTRWCDHEARSGFQYEDFIIDELGKLHSHTVKAQSFSDEVVKDSYNALIQRFEQRQLEMERFTELSERQTYISPFELRYLSQFHRLMRMAEDAKQHVISWYQSCEEQKRYRSVMCHGRPFRGHIVVDQLGEGNFINFERAILDTPVRDLAYFFRTAAHYPEWEEQVALEWLGQYERHLPLLPEEKLLLASYLKFPEPVFSTIQTYQGTHDLSQLELVRKLDRKLNVMRSLDRFANQILQPITEMG, encoded by the coding sequence ATGAATGCGGCTTCTGTTGATGGAGTAATTCTATATTATTATGACCTTTACCCAGAAAGAATCGAGTCGTATGGCCAGGTTCAAAAAATTACAACAAGTCGTGGTACGTATGCATTAAAAAAAACGAACATGAATAAAGAGCAGTTGGATTGGTTTTTACACTGTATGAATAGACTGAATGAGATAGGATATCACCATGTCGTTCCTATCGTTCCGACAAAATACGGTGATTCGAACGTTACAAATGGGTATCATTCTTTCTATTTAACCAGGTGGTGTGACCATGAGGCAAGGTCTGGTTTCCAGTATGAAGATTTTATAATAGATGAACTTGGAAAACTTCATTCTCATACGGTAAAAGCCCAGTCCTTTTCAGATGAGGTTGTCAAGGATTCTTACAATGCGTTGATCCAACGGTTTGAACAAAGGCAGCTAGAGATGGAGCGGTTTACTGAGCTTTCTGAGCGACAAACGTACATTTCACCCTTTGAACTTCGGTATCTTTCTCAGTTTCATCGATTGATGAGAATGGCGGAGGACGCTAAACAACACGTTATCAGTTGGTATCAGAGCTGTGAAGAACAAAAGCGTTATCGAAGTGTAATGTGTCACGGCAGACCATTTCGCGGTCATATTGTCGTAGACCAGCTTGGTGAAGGTAACTTTATCAATTTTGAAAGGGCGATCCTTGATACTCCTGTTCGAGACTTAGCTTATTTCTTTCGAACAGCTGCCCATTATCCCGAGTGGGAGGAGCAGGTTGCGTTGGAATGGCTCGGACAATATGAGCGCCACCTTCCGTTACTTCCCGAGGAGAAATTACTGCTTGCAAGCTATTTGAAGTTCCCTGAACCGGTATTTTCAACAATTCAAACGTACCAGGGGACACACGACCTGTCACAATTAGAGCTTGTGCGAAAGCTTGACCGTAAATTGAATGTCATGAGATCACTCGATCGCTTTGCAAATCAAATCCTTCAACCAATTACGGAAATGGGCTAA
- the spoVID gene encoding stage VI sporulation protein D has protein sequence MTEREQSSLNFSIEESVWLKKGQEVDELFTVALNPDVTIEESGDQVLIKGNLYLTGEYRPSATLNQDKSDGSNDQLTYRSFSQLSDSSEESVQLEHRFPVDVTIPKNRVPQMEDLYVTVDNFDYELPSPSCLEVSASVSISGIYESQSNDTTNDYTENYNSEDDTEFSEVPTNPFPILEFESRRKPEQATEDNPIEEKRVENREPSVEFASRSDEARYEQPKAYSSHFMRDAQPQFTNNFEEEETDFEMNNDEQYNYYEYEEDRADEHGENEYVEHAEVEYTDEDEPTSQKAPREENALYLTKMLTRDDEALTKLKMCITQAGDSLETIAGKYDVPTSQLVRVNRLDSEEIEEGQILYIPVSATR, from the coding sequence TTGACAGAGCGTGAACAGTCCAGCTTGAATTTTTCAATAGAGGAATCCGTTTGGTTAAAGAAGGGACAGGAGGTCGATGAACTATTTACAGTTGCACTGAATCCTGATGTAACGATTGAAGAAAGCGGTGATCAAGTTCTTATTAAAGGGAATTTGTATTTAACAGGTGAATACCGTCCTTCCGCAACTTTAAATCAGGATAAATCGGATGGATCAAATGATCAATTGACCTATCGTTCGTTCTCCCAGTTATCTGATTCATCTGAGGAATCCGTTCAGCTTGAGCATCGATTTCCAGTTGATGTTACGATACCGAAAAACCGCGTACCTCAGATGGAGGATCTATACGTCACTGTAGATAATTTTGACTATGAACTACCGTCACCATCTTGCTTAGAGGTATCCGCTTCCGTATCGATTTCTGGAATTTATGAGAGCCAATCCAATGACACCACGAATGATTATACCGAGAATTATAACAGCGAAGATGACACTGAGTTTTCAGAAGTCCCGACAAACCCATTTCCGATACTTGAATTTGAATCACGCCGTAAACCGGAACAAGCAACAGAAGATAACCCGATCGAAGAAAAGAGAGTTGAGAATCGTGAGCCTTCGGTTGAATTTGCTAGTCGATCTGACGAAGCTCGTTATGAACAACCGAAAGCTTATTCTTCACATTTTATGCGCGATGCTCAACCCCAGTTTACAAACAACTTTGAGGAAGAAGAAACTGATTTCGAGATGAACAATGACGAACAATATAATTATTATGAATATGAAGAAGATCGTGCTGATGAACACGGTGAAAATGAATACGTTGAACATGCTGAGGTTGAATATACTGATGAAGATGAACCAACCTCTCAAAAAGCACCACGTGAGGAAAATGCGCTTTATTTAACTAAAATGCTGACTAGAGATGACGAAGCATTGACAAAATTAAAGATGTGCATTACCCAGGCGGGAGATTCCTTAGAGACCATAGCTGGAAAGTATGATGTACCGACGAGCCAGTTAGTACGTGTAAACCGTTTGGATAGTGAAGAAATTGAAGAAGGACAAATCCTATACATCCCAGTTTCAGCTACACGTTAG